One segment of Macrotis lagotis isolate mMagLag1 chromosome 1, bilby.v1.9.chrom.fasta, whole genome shotgun sequence DNA contains the following:
- the LOC141509692 gene encoding LOW QUALITY PROTEIN: N-acetyllactosaminide beta-1,6-N-acetylglucosaminyl-transferase-like (The sequence of the model RefSeq protein was modified relative to this genomic sequence to represent the inferred CDS: substituted 1 base at 1 genomic stop codon) produces the protein MPLFGRVSCEEYLLYAHYISVPLSEEEAQFPLAYAMVIHKDFETFERLFRAIYMPQNVYCVHVDEKATAEFKDAVGRLVSCFPNAFLASKMEPVVYGGISRLQADLNCMKDLVASKVQWKYLINTCGQDFPLKTNKEIIQHLKGFKGKNITPGVLPPAHAIGRTKYVFREYMGRQTSYMQKTQFLKSSPPHQLVIYFGSAYVALTREFVNFVLQDQRAIDLLQWSKDTYSPDEHFWVTLNRISDVPGSMPNASXEGNLRAVKWRAMENENGGCHGHYIRDICIYGNGDLKWLYDSPDMFANKFELKTYPLTLECLELRLRERALNQSETSVQSSWYL, from the coding sequence ATGCCTTTATTTGGAAGAGTTTCTTGTGAGGAATACTTGCTCTACGCTCACTACATATCTGTTCCCTTATCGGAAGAAGAAGCCCAATTTCCTTTGGCCTATGCAATGGTCATACATAAAGATTTTGAAACCTTTGAGCGACTCTTCAGGGCAATTTACATGCCCCAAAATGTTTACTGTGTACATGTGGATGAGAAGGCAACAGCTGAGTTCAAAGATGCTGTGGGGAGACTAGTGAGCTGCTTCCCCAATGCTTTTCTTGCCTCCAAGATGGAGCCAGTTGTCTACGGTGGAATATCCAGACTCCAGGCTGACCTGAACTGCATGAAAGACCTTGTAGCCTCTAAGGTGCAGTGGAAGTACCTCATCAACACCTGTGGGCAAGATTTTCCTCTGAAAACTAACAAGGAAATAATCCAGCATTTGAAaggatttaaagggaaaaatatcacCCCAGGGGTGCTGCCTCCTGCACATGCTATTGGAAGGACTAAATATGTTTTCAGAGAATATATGGGGCGTCAGACCTCATATATGCaaaaaactcaatttttaaaatcctcaCCTCCCCATCAACTAGTCATTTATTTTGGCTCCGCTTATGTTGCGCTCACTAGGGAGTTTGTCAACTTTGTTCTCCAAGACCAACGGGCCATTGATTTACTGCAGTGGTCCAAGGACACCTACAGTCCTGATGAGCATTTCTGGGTGACTCTCAATCGGATCTCTGATGTCCCTGGATCCATGCCAAATGCATCCTAGGAAGGAAACCTCAGAGCTGTAAAATGGCGGGCcatggaaaatgaaaatggagGCTGTCATGGTCACTACATACGTGATATTTGCATCTATGGAAACGGTGACTTAAAATGGTTATATGATTCCCCAGATATGTTTGCTAACAAGTTTGAGCTTAAAACATATCCACTTACTTTAGAATGCCTGGAGCTGAGGCTTAGAGAAAGAGCCTTAAACCAAAGTGAAACTTCTGTACAATCAAGTTGGTATCTTTGA
- the CD177 gene encoding CD177 antigen: MGPLMLFWLLGAVLVLPWTKGLVCNMGFLIYPDDRSAFPITWTVSLNETCQPGEGCQDTLIILESGSREMAVLSKGCTRAPAQEEKDIQHRGPPGITIASFTKVCHSDLCNDLRTSFPLWSLESQDAPAPGGLQCPVCVSLNSCPSDAPLITCPLGTAHCYNGMVQLSGGGLSHHLRVQGCVPYGGCQLLNGTKEIGPISLTESCENDRDQSTRTLTCYKGVRTFLGEKIGEQPQDLTTEHTITCEIGELCQETLLFTKSGTTGFIMSSKGCIGSGRTSSGPTRVGYPGVTIVSYTRVCSFSLCNDVKSTASILKLSGPVAPSLGDLQCPMCMALGSYCSRAYLSSCPVGTSRCYNGRFRLNGGGFSGDLAIQGCAPKVGRGCDLLENTRIFGPIAVTEICQDLTIKGQNSPNRVSATTVQVWGMGTGLLLALLGGLPQL, encoded by the exons ATGGGACCCCTGATGCTATTCTGGCTTCTTGGAGCAGTCCTAGTTCTTCCTT GGACCAAGGGCCTGGTCTGTAATATGGGCTTCCTGATCTATCCAGATGACCGGTCAGCTTTCCCCATCACATGGACTGTCTCATTGAATGAGACCTGTCAGCCAGGGGAAGGATGTCAGGACACACTCATCATTCTGGAGTCAG GAAGCAGAGAAATGGCAGTTTTAAGTAAGGGATGTACCAGGGCCCCTGCCCAGGAAGAGAAGGACATCCAGCACAGAGGACCCCCTGGGATAACCATTGCATCCTTCACCAAAGTCTGCCACTCAGACCTGTGCAATGACCTCCGCACCAGTTTTCCTTTGTGGAGTTTGGAATCCCAGG atGCCCCAGCACCAGGGGGCTTGCAGTGTCCAGTCTGTGTATCTCTTAATTCCTGCCCTTCTGATGCTCCCCTCATCACCTGCCCCTTGGGCACAGCTCACTGCTACAATGGAATGGTCCAGCTGTCTGGAG gggGGCTCTCCCATCATCTGAGAGTTCAGGGCTGTGTGCCCTATGGTGGTTGCCAGCTGCTCAATGGGACTAAGGAGATTGGACCCATTTCTCTGACAGAGAGTTGTGAAAATGATAGGGACCAGA GCACTAGGACTTTGACCTGTTATAAGGGAGTCAGAACATTTTTGGGAGAAAAAATAGGTGAGCAACCACAAGACCTGACCACTGAGCACACCATCACCTGTGAGATCGGGGAGCTGTGTCAGGAGACTTTGCTGTTCACAAAGTCAG GAACCACAGGCTTCATCATGAGCAGTAAGGGGTGTATAGGGTCTGGGAGAACCTCCTCTGGCCCCACCAGGGTGGGGTATCCTGGAGTGACCATCGTGTCCTACACCAGGGTCTGCTCCTTCAGCCTGTGTAATGACGTCAAGAGCACAGCTTCCATTCTAAAGCTGTCTGGTCCAG TTGCCCCTTCCCTTGGTGATCTCCAGTGTCCAATGTGTATGGCTTTGGGATCCTACTGTTCGAGAGCTTATCTTTCCTCTTGCCCAGTGGGCACCTCCCGCTGTTACAATGGAAGGTTCCGGCTCAATGGAG GGGGGTTCTCAGGTGACTTAGCCATCCAAGGCTGTGCCCCGAAAGTTGGCAGAGGTTGCGATCTGCTTGAAAATACCAGGATTTTTGGGCCCATAGCTGTGACTGAGATCTGCCAAGATTTGACGATAAAGGGCCAGAACTCCCCTAACAGGGTTTCTGCCACCACAGTGCAAGTCTGGGGAATGGGAACTGGATTACTTCTAGCCCTTTTGGGAGGACTCCCCCAACTCTGA